From a single Cyclobacterium marinum DSM 745 genomic region:
- a CDS encoding ABC transporter ATP-binding protein: protein MKPLWRLNKYLFKYKLYLLLGIVFTFISNFFVIIPARLVGIAIDYVVESFSYYQLYDEGEVVRKIARSEFLMYIFIFGILILAMALLRGLFLFLIRQTIIAMSRLIEYDIKNEIYAHYQSLPLSFFRQNSTGDLMARITEDVSKVRMYLGPALMYGINLIVLFPMVIGYMLTVNVPLTLYSLLPLPVLSISIYLVNNMINKRSEKIQRSLSGLSTFVQEAFSGIRVIKSFVREKDSANQFQKASEDYKTKSISLTKVQSLFFPLIMALIGLSTIITVYVGGIQVIEGAIGYGVIAEFILYVNMLTWPVTSLGWVTSIVQRAAASQARINEFLDEKNDILSTENLVKDIEGHIKVENLTFVYPDSGIKALNHISFEIKAGKSLAIIGTTGSGKSTVANLLMRLYDADEGQILLDGLNIKRYDIACLREQIGYVPQDVFLFSDSISNNIGFGLGKSLDMEQIKQAAKDADVYENIIEFPQGFETRLGERGITLSGGQKQRVSIARAIVKSPKILLLDDCLSAVDTKTENAILNALEKIMKNRTSIIISHRVSSAKLADQILVLDDGEIVEQGKHADLMASKGTYAALYEKQTQQAGEVE from the coding sequence GTGAAGCCCCTTTGGAGATTAAATAAGTATCTATTCAAATATAAACTGTACCTATTATTAGGTATTGTTTTTACATTTATTTCAAACTTTTTTGTGATAATTCCTGCGAGGTTGGTGGGGATTGCCATCGATTATGTCGTAGAAAGTTTTAGCTATTATCAGCTTTATGATGAGGGGGAAGTTGTCCGTAAAATAGCGAGGTCCGAATTTTTAATGTACATTTTCATTTTCGGCATTCTCATTTTAGCGATGGCCCTTCTTAGAGGCCTTTTCCTCTTCCTTATTCGTCAAACTATTATAGCGATGTCTAGGCTGATAGAATATGATATTAAAAATGAAATTTATGCACACTATCAATCGCTTCCCTTAAGTTTTTTCAGACAAAATAGTACAGGAGATCTGATGGCTAGAATTACAGAGGATGTTTCAAAAGTACGAATGTATCTAGGTCCTGCCTTGATGTATGGAATTAATTTGATTGTGTTGTTTCCAATGGTGATCGGCTATATGCTCACTGTAAATGTACCCCTTACCCTCTATTCTCTTTTGCCTCTACCTGTATTGTCCATAAGCATTTATTTGGTCAACAACATGATCAATAAGCGGTCTGAAAAGATCCAACGTAGCTTGTCTGGATTGAGCACTTTTGTTCAGGAAGCTTTTTCTGGCATCAGGGTGATCAAATCATTTGTGAGAGAAAAAGACAGTGCCAATCAATTCCAAAAAGCCAGTGAGGATTATAAAACAAAATCCATTTCCCTTACTAAAGTTCAATCCCTTTTTTTTCCATTGATCATGGCTTTGATAGGATTAAGTACCATTATAACAGTTTATGTAGGCGGGATTCAGGTAATTGAAGGTGCTATAGGTTATGGAGTTATTGCAGAATTTATTCTATATGTTAATATGTTGACTTGGCCGGTGACCTCCCTTGGCTGGGTAACAAGTATAGTGCAACGAGCCGCAGCTTCACAGGCAAGGATCAATGAATTTTTGGATGAGAAAAACGATATTTTAAGCACAGAAAATCTGGTAAAAGATATAGAAGGACATATAAAAGTAGAAAACCTTACATTTGTTTACCCTGATTCAGGCATTAAGGCTTTGAATCATATTAGCTTTGAAATTAAGGCTGGAAAATCATTGGCCATAATAGGAACCACCGGCTCAGGTAAATCCACTGTAGCCAATCTATTGATGCGCTTGTATGATGCTGATGAAGGGCAAATTCTTTTGGATGGCTTGAATATAAAACGCTATGATATTGCGTGTTTGAGAGAACAAATTGGGTATGTGCCTCAAGATGTGTTTTTATTCAGTGATTCTATCTCTAATAATATTGGTTTTGGCTTAGGGAAATCACTTGATATGGAACAAATTAAACAGGCAGCAAAAGATGCAGATGTATATGAAAACATCATCGAGTTTCCCCAAGGCTTTGAAACAAGACTTGGGGAGAGAGGCATCACTTTGTCGGGAGGCCAAAAACAAAGGGTTTCCATAGCCAGAGCAATAGTAAAATCACCTAAAATATTATTGCTCGATGATTGTCTTTCTGCTGTAGATACCAAAACAGAAAATGCTATTTTAAATGCCTTGGAGAAAATAATGAAGAATAGAACCTCCATTATTATATCCCACAGGGTGTCTTCAGCAAAGCTTGCGGATCAAATTTTGGTGTTAGATGATGGCGAGATTGTAGAACAAGGTAAACATGCAGATTTAATGGCTTCCAAAGGAACCTATGCTGCCTTGTATGAAAAACAGACACAGCAAGCTGGTGAAGTTGAATAA
- a CDS encoding DUF4838 domain-containing protein encodes MKTLIGLLLTLSFVSTGLAQELTLIKNRKSDFTIIIPEKPTIEEIKGAKVLQHYLFEISGAKLPVVRDLGLPLMNEILIGKVNRAETAFLPYEKMGKDGIYIGNNGKQLILTGGPKKGVEYAVYTFLEKYLDCKKYTSTFEVVPQKTIKLPLIADLQVPDFSFREVFYHDAYTPEFMAWHKLHSHTKRGEDPAEWGHWVHTFHNFLNPEEYGESHPEYFSFYDGKRHPGLVPSWDGKSVQPESQLCLTNPEVLEIVCENLQKAIDEKPDALYWSVSQNDNVNYCQCEHCAALDAKYAAYPPEEKMYATHSGQYPALGMGSMLSFVNKVAERFPDKIISTLAYQYTRVPPKDIVPRKNVNIMLCSIESTRNEPMESGDPDFSNDLKGWGKITDNILVWDYNIQFANLLAPFPNLRTLQPNISFLRNNNVSAVFAQGNIQSGGESAEIRAYLLAKLLWDPDLDVAKELEGFWKAFYGKAAPYIKNYSDLLHANNQGFTGRKMSIFGSPKEETDSFLSSELLLQYNHLFDQAEKAVSRNPEHLRRVKSARLPVTFAMLEIIKEKEAANWKTYHDGKGEKYKLPKEVSTLLYDLYYNCLETGVSRLSEWHTTPKEYLENYDLVENP; translated from the coding sequence ATGAAAACATTAATTGGACTTTTATTAACTCTTTCTTTCGTTTCCACCGGTCTGGCTCAAGAGCTTACCTTGATCAAAAATCGAAAATCTGATTTTACCATCATCATTCCGGAGAAGCCTACTATAGAGGAAATTAAGGGAGCCAAGGTATTGCAACATTATTTGTTCGAAATTTCAGGGGCAAAACTGCCTGTAGTTCGGGACTTGGGACTTCCCTTGATGAATGAAATCCTGATTGGAAAAGTTAATCGTGCAGAAACTGCGTTTTTGCCTTACGAAAAAATGGGGAAGGATGGAATTTATATAGGAAACAATGGCAAGCAATTGATACTTACCGGTGGACCAAAGAAAGGGGTGGAATATGCAGTTTATACTTTTCTGGAAAAATACCTGGACTGTAAAAAATACACTTCAACATTTGAAGTTGTTCCTCAAAAAACCATAAAGCTTCCCCTAATAGCAGATCTTCAAGTTCCTGATTTCTCTTTTAGGGAGGTGTTTTATCACGATGCCTATACCCCTGAATTCATGGCCTGGCACAAATTGCATTCCCATACCAAGCGAGGGGAAGATCCTGCAGAATGGGGGCACTGGGTGCATACTTTTCATAACTTTCTTAACCCTGAAGAATATGGGGAAAGTCACCCTGAATATTTTAGTTTTTATGATGGGAAAAGGCATCCGGGATTGGTGCCGTCTTGGGATGGAAAGAGTGTGCAACCCGAATCTCAACTCTGCCTTACCAATCCGGAAGTTCTAGAAATTGTCTGCGAAAACCTTCAAAAAGCCATAGATGAAAAACCTGATGCACTTTATTGGTCTGTAAGTCAAAACGACAACGTAAATTATTGCCAATGTGAACATTGTGCTGCTTTAGATGCCAAGTATGCAGCCTACCCTCCGGAGGAAAAAATGTATGCAACTCATAGTGGTCAATACCCTGCCTTGGGCATGGGGTCCATGTTATCTTTTGTCAATAAGGTTGCAGAGCGCTTTCCTGACAAAATCATTTCTACCTTGGCATATCAGTATACAAGGGTCCCTCCAAAGGATATTGTTCCCAGAAAAAATGTTAACATCATGTTGTGTAGCATAGAGAGTACTCGAAATGAGCCAATGGAATCAGGCGATCCGGATTTTAGCAATGATTTGAAAGGTTGGGGTAAGATTACTGATAATATCTTAGTTTGGGATTATAATATTCAATTTGCGAATTTGCTGGCTCCATTCCCAAATCTTAGGACCCTGCAACCCAATATTTCATTTCTTCGGAACAATAATGTGAGTGCAGTTTTTGCTCAGGGCAATATTCAGTCCGGGGGTGAATCCGCTGAAATTAGGGCTTACCTGTTGGCCAAATTACTTTGGGATCCTGATTTGGATGTTGCCAAGGAACTGGAGGGCTTTTGGAAGGCTTTTTATGGCAAAGCAGCACCTTATATTAAGAATTATAGTGATCTCCTTCATGCCAACAATCAAGGATTTACAGGAAGAAAAATGTCTATTTTCGGTAGCCCAAAGGAGGAAACAGATAGCTTTCTGAGTTCGGAATTATTGCTTCAATACAACCATCTTTTTGACCAAGCAGAGAAGGCGGTTAGCAGAAATCCCGAACATCTCCGACGTGTAAAATCTGCCAGACTACCGGTGACCTTTGCCATGTTAGAAATTATAAAGGAAAAAGAAGCGGCTAATTGGAAAACCTATCATGATGGAAAGGGGGAAAAATATAAACTTCCAAAGGAAGTAAGTACATTGCTTTACGATCTTTATTACAATTGCTTAGAAACTGGAGTAAGCAGACTTTCTGAATGGCATACTACTCCCAAAGAATATTTAGAGAATTATGATCTTGTTGAAAATCCATAA
- a CDS encoding four helix bundle protein — MKENIVKSKSFTFAVKTVRIYQFLCEQRKEFILSKQLLRSGTSVGAMIRESEHAESRKDFIHKLAIAQKEINETIY; from the coding sequence ATGAAAGAGAACATTGTTAAATCCAAGAGTTTTACATTCGCTGTCAAAACAGTTAGGATTTATCAATTCTTGTGTGAACAAAGGAAAGAGTTTATTCTTTCAAAACAGCTTTTAAGAAGTGGCACAAGTGTGGGTGCTATGATTCGAGAAAGCGAACATGCTGAGTCCAGAAAGGATTTTATACATAAATTAGCTATTGCCCAAAAAGAAATAAATGAAACCATCTATTGA
- a CDS encoding aminotransferase class I/II-fold pyridoxal phosphate-dependent enzyme has protein sequence MSHSYNTELPDRKIYCEGKSFLHFCGTSYLGMGSHPKFRQLLIDSILKYGPNHGSSRNSNVKLQIYDTFEEHFAAEAEAEAASLLSSGFMAGQLAFNTLTPMVDLTWTAPNTHPAITSGKPLLSGLSHKEWQQKCIAKSHELMGQRILLLSNAVNPLIPEIHDFAWTKLLSPSNKYFLLIDDSHAFGVLGKGIYGTFSSWKKLPVELVVCGSLGKALALPAGIILGNQSILQKVRESAVYRTSSPPAPVFLNAFIEGQDIYFQQQEVLRKNLSYMYSAIAKLDDFKMLPQYPVISFEPAAWVDELHQKGFIVSSFPYPFQDSPPINRIILSAWHLPTDLQTLVKAVAGMGGG, from the coding sequence ATGAGCCACTCTTATAATACTGAGCTTCCTGATAGAAAAATTTATTGTGAAGGGAAAAGTTTCCTTCACTTTTGCGGCACTTCCTATCTGGGCATGGGAAGCCATCCAAAATTCAGGCAACTCCTAATTGATAGTATTTTGAAGTATGGGCCAAATCATGGCTCTAGCCGCAATAGTAATGTTAAGTTGCAGATATACGATACCTTTGAGGAACATTTTGCTGCTGAAGCAGAAGCTGAGGCCGCCTCCCTTCTCAGTAGTGGCTTTATGGCCGGGCAACTAGCATTCAATACTTTAACCCCTATGGTTGATCTCACCTGGACTGCGCCTAACACCCATCCGGCCATCACAAGTGGAAAACCTCTACTTTCAGGGCTATCGCATAAAGAATGGCAACAAAAATGTATTGCTAAATCCCATGAATTAATGGGACAAAGAATACTTCTCCTTTCCAATGCTGTCAATCCCCTAATTCCTGAAATTCATGATTTTGCATGGACCAAATTGCTTTCTCCCTCCAACAAATACTTTTTACTTATCGATGACAGCCATGCCTTTGGAGTTCTTGGAAAAGGTATTTATGGCACCTTCTCTTCATGGAAAAAGTTACCGGTTGAGTTAGTTGTATGCGGATCACTAGGCAAAGCCCTTGCCCTACCGGCAGGAATTATTTTGGGTAATCAATCAATCTTACAAAAAGTTAGAGAAAGCGCAGTTTACCGGACTTCCTCCCCTCCTGCCCCGGTATTTCTAAATGCTTTTATTGAAGGCCAAGATATTTATTTCCAACAACAAGAAGTTCTACGCAAAAATCTGAGCTATATGTACTCCGCCATAGCCAAGCTTGATGATTTTAAGATGTTGCCCCAATACCCTGTTATATCTTTTGAACCTGCAGCTTGGGTAGATGAATTGCATCAAAAAGGATTTATAGTCTCCTCTTTTCCTTATCCTTTTCAGGACAGTCCTCCTATAAACAGAATCATATTATCAGCCTGGCATCTTCCAACTGATTTGCAAACCCTGGTAAAAGCGGTTGCGGGAATGGGTGGTGGTTAA
- a CDS encoding dipeptide epimerase, protein MKLEILPFKLPLKHTFTIAHQSRDVQDTLIVKLNSGENYGLGESTTNPFYGISLENMEACLEETKAKLSAIDAIHPEELWEITKPFFEGNPFAQCALDMAAWDLYAKQQGKKLFELLDLDPQNIPVTNFTIGIAPVNKMVEKMQEQQWPLYKIKLGTEHDMDIVRELRKHTDSAFRIDANCAWNAKQAISYSQELADLNVEFMEQPLPKDDFEGMKKVFRESALPVIADESCITEADVAKCYGTFHGINVKLVKAGGITPGLRMLKEAKALGMKTMVGCMTESSVGISAIAHIAPLLDYVDMDGAMLLSKDIADGVKVYEDHVAFPDRNGTGALLL, encoded by the coding sequence ATGAAACTAGAAATTCTTCCTTTTAAATTACCTCTCAAACATACCTTTACCATTGCTCACCAAAGCAGGGATGTACAAGACACCTTGATTGTGAAGTTAAACTCCGGAGAAAACTATGGACTGGGGGAATCAACAACCAATCCTTTTTATGGAATATCTCTGGAGAATATGGAAGCATGTTTGGAAGAAACCAAAGCAAAACTCTCAGCAATAGATGCGATCCATCCTGAAGAGCTTTGGGAAATCACCAAACCGTTCTTTGAGGGCAATCCATTTGCTCAATGTGCACTGGACATGGCAGCCTGGGATTTATATGCCAAGCAGCAAGGTAAAAAACTGTTTGAATTGCTTGATCTTGACCCTCAAAATATTCCTGTCACCAACTTTACCATTGGTATTGCTCCCGTTAATAAAATGGTTGAAAAAATGCAGGAACAACAATGGCCCCTATACAAAATTAAACTGGGTACTGAACACGACATGGACATTGTTAGGGAACTACGAAAACATACTGATTCTGCTTTTAGGATTGATGCAAATTGTGCTTGGAATGCCAAACAGGCCATTTCATACTCTCAAGAACTTGCAGATTTAAATGTAGAATTTATGGAACAACCCCTTCCAAAAGATGATTTTGAAGGAATGAAAAAAGTATTTCGAGAGAGTGCTTTACCTGTAATCGCAGATGAAAGCTGTATTACTGAAGCTGATGTTGCCAAATGCTATGGCACCTTTCATGGCATCAATGTAAAACTGGTCAAGGCCGGCGGAATAACTCCAGGACTCAGAATGCTTAAAGAGGCCAAAGCTTTGGGTATGAAAACAATGGTAGGCTGTATGACCGAGTCTTCTGTAGGGATATCAGCTATAGCTCATATTGCCCCCTTACTAGACTATGTAGACATGGATGGAGCCATGCTTTTGTCGAAGGATATCGCTGATGGAGTTAAAGTTTATGAGGATCATGTTGCATTCCCTGACAGAAACGGAACAGGTGCTTTACTCTTGTAA
- a CDS encoding M14 family metallopeptidase → MKSSFRIPVIFTLLSILLYSCQEKRVKTEVINPEILESAFKQYKEKSIDNRRFGYQVIAPLIAKRHALFENNVLGESVEGRPIHLLSYGKGERRVLLWSQMHGNESTATMALFDLFNFLEGSAEDGFESIRQAIRENLYLRFIPMLNPDGAEKFKRRNAQQIDLNRDAVRQSSPEGIILKNVRDEFNPEFGFNLHDQNRYYNVEGSSLPATISFLAPAYNEAREVNAVRSKAMKVIVGMNHLLQQVVPGQVGKYNDSFEPRAFGDNIQKWGTSTILIESGAYPGDPEKQYIRQLNFMILLDALYGIATERYLNYTEEQYIAIPENDSKLMDLLIRNVETVVGDKAYLTDIGIKSSEEFLDSLILMKGNIVDWGDLSVYHGYQEIDANGMVLERGKIWTETIPLEKLTEKRALDLLREGYLAVATEKTNQGQAHQLPLVVFTEGNEPDVNTTLDKSPLFFLSKKGEKKMAIVNGHVIRLDNGENFSFWQLVE, encoded by the coding sequence ATGAAATCGTCTTTTAGAATTCCTGTGATTTTTACTCTTCTCTCAATTTTACTTTATAGTTGCCAAGAAAAAAGGGTAAAAACAGAAGTTATCAATCCTGAAATTCTGGAAAGTGCTTTTAAGCAATACAAAGAAAAGTCCATTGATAACAGGCGCTTTGGATACCAGGTTATTGCTCCTCTGATTGCAAAAAGGCATGCATTATTTGAAAATAATGTACTTGGTGAATCTGTAGAAGGTAGGCCAATACATTTACTTAGCTATGGAAAAGGTGAGCGTAGAGTCTTGCTATGGTCTCAAATGCATGGCAATGAAAGTACTGCAACCATGGCATTGTTCGATCTTTTCAATTTCCTTGAAGGTTCAGCGGAAGATGGGTTTGAATCTATTCGGCAAGCAATTCGAGAAAATTTGTATCTAAGGTTTATTCCTATGTTGAATCCCGATGGAGCGGAAAAATTCAAAAGAAGAAATGCACAACAAATCGATTTAAATAGAGATGCTGTTCGGCAAAGCAGTCCGGAGGGAATCATTTTGAAAAATGTAAGAGATGAATTTAACCCCGAATTTGGCTTTAACTTACACGATCAGAACAGGTATTACAATGTGGAGGGGAGCTCCCTCCCCGCTACCATCAGTTTTTTAGCACCGGCTTATAATGAAGCAAGAGAAGTGAATGCAGTGAGAAGTAAGGCCATGAAAGTAATCGTAGGAATGAATCACTTGTTACAGCAGGTGGTGCCGGGGCAAGTAGGTAAATATAACGACAGTTTTGAACCTAGGGCGTTTGGTGACAATATCCAGAAATGGGGGACAAGTACAATTTTAATCGAATCTGGCGCCTATCCCGGGGATCCGGAAAAGCAATACATTCGTCAGTTAAATTTTATGATATTATTGGATGCACTATATGGTATAGCCACAGAGCGTTACCTTAATTATACAGAGGAGCAGTACATAGCGATACCCGAAAATGATTCAAAATTGATGGATTTGTTAATTAGAAATGTGGAAACCGTTGTCGGTGATAAAGCTTATCTTACAGATATAGGCATCAAAAGTAGTGAGGAATTCCTTGATAGTCTTATTTTAATGAAAGGAAATATAGTGGATTGGGGAGATTTATCGGTTTACCATGGCTATCAAGAAATTGATGCAAATGGTATGGTGTTGGAGAGAGGGAAAATATGGACAGAGACAATACCTCTGGAAAAGCTGACAGAAAAAAGAGCTCTGGATTTGCTTAGAGAAGGTTATTTAGCGGTCGCTACCGAAAAAACCAACCAAGGGCAAGCCCATCAATTACCCTTAGTGGTATTTACAGAAGGAAACGAACCCGACGTTAACACAACATTAGACAAATCTCCATTGTTTTTTCTGTCCAAGAAAGGAGAGAAAAAGATGGCGATAGTAAATGGTCATGTTATAAGGTTGGACAATGGAGAAAACTTCTCATTTTGGCAACTGGTTGAATAA
- a CDS encoding class I SAM-dependent methyltransferase yields MQHKSTVKEIKERFDHDVERFSNLDTGQQATMDAPLCMNLIAHAAKVSNPKAKNLLDIGCGAGNLSLKILENFPQINSDLLDLSKPMLTKAKDRVTWATTGQVNTIQGDLRKAKLEEGKYDIIVAAAVLHHLRDEEDWEKTFAKIFNLLAPGGTFWISDLVHHDVPEIQEMMWHWYGSYLEKLKGPEYRKDVFAYIEKEDSPRSLLFQLNLMGKVGFSGIEVLHKNCCFAAFGAKKPE; encoded by the coding sequence ATGCAACACAAGTCTACTGTAAAGGAAATTAAAGAAAGATTTGATCATGATGTAGAACGTTTTTCTAATTTAGACACAGGCCAACAAGCGACAATGGATGCCCCATTGTGTATGAATTTGATCGCACATGCTGCGAAAGTTTCAAATCCTAAGGCCAAAAATTTATTAGATATTGGCTGTGGGGCCGGCAACCTTAGCCTTAAGATTTTGGAAAATTTCCCTCAAATTAACAGTGATTTGCTAGATTTAAGTAAACCCATGCTTACCAAAGCCAAAGATAGGGTAACTTGGGCAACAACAGGTCAAGTGAATACCATCCAAGGTGATCTAAGAAAGGCAAAGCTGGAAGAAGGCAAATATGATATTATTGTGGCTGCAGCAGTTCTACACCACCTTAGGGACGAAGAAGATTGGGAAAAAACCTTTGCCAAAATTTTTAACTTATTGGCTCCGGGAGGTACATTTTGGATATCAGATTTGGTACATCATGATGTGCCTGAAATTCAGGAAATGATGTGGCATTGGTACGGTAGTTATCTGGAAAAGCTTAAAGGTCCTGAATACCGCAAGGATGTATTTGCTTATATTGAAAAAGAGGACAGCCCAAGGTCTTTACTCTTTCAACTTAACCTTATGGGAAAAGTTGGATTTTCCGGAATAGAGGTGCTCCACAAGAATTGCTGCTTTGCAGCTTTTGGTGCTAAAAAACCTGAATAA